One window from the genome of Pirellulales bacterium encodes:
- the gcvT gene encoding glycine cleavage system aminomethyltransferase GcvT, whose product MATALAQTPLHDWHAAHGGRMVDFAGWSMPVQYTSIVAEHMATRNAATLFDISHMGRLRFDGPGAAAFLDSLVTRRVADQKLGQIRYALVTNDSGGILDDVLVYHLADVGGNSYWLMVVNASNRAKIVDFVEPRVADALAVTMADVTFDWSMIAVQGPRAIELLQPLTELPINDLKYYHGAETRIAGHGGIVSRTGYTGEDGCELILGARAVAGVWQSLVDAGAMPAGLGARDTLRLEAGMPLYGHELNESIDPLEAGLGFAVNLAGRSFSGSEALKRLAEQTARPRRVGLTLAGKRVPREGYSILAGSAIASGAPVESTPVGTVTSGTFSPTLDCPIAMGYVAPASAAVGTELAIDIRGRAEPARVVELPFYRRNTKGIRT is encoded by the coding sequence ATGGCCACTGCGCTAGCCCAAACTCCGCTGCACGATTGGCACGCCGCGCATGGCGGGCGGATGGTGGACTTCGCCGGTTGGTCGATGCCGGTGCAATACACTTCGATCGTGGCCGAGCATATGGCCACGCGCAACGCGGCCACCTTGTTCGATATCTCGCACATGGGACGGCTACGGTTTGACGGGCCTGGTGCGGCCGCCTTCCTCGATTCGCTGGTGACGCGACGCGTCGCCGACCAGAAGCTCGGGCAGATTCGCTACGCGCTCGTCACCAACGACAGCGGCGGTATCCTCGACGACGTGCTGGTCTATCACCTGGCTGACGTCGGTGGGAATTCGTATTGGCTGATGGTCGTTAACGCCAGCAACCGCGCGAAGATCGTCGATTTTGTCGAGCCGCGCGTGGCCGACGCGCTGGCGGTCACTATGGCGGATGTCACTTTCGACTGGTCCATGATCGCCGTGCAGGGGCCGCGGGCGATCGAGCTGTTGCAGCCGCTGACGGAGCTACCAATCAACGACCTCAAGTATTATCACGGCGCCGAAACACGCATCGCCGGTCACGGCGGCATTGTCAGCCGCACCGGCTACACGGGCGAGGACGGCTGCGAGTTGATCTTAGGGGCGCGTGCCGTCGCGGGAGTCTGGCAATCCTTGGTCGATGCCGGCGCGATGCCCGCCGGACTGGGCGCGCGCGATACGCTGCGCCTGGAGGCTGGCATGCCGCTCTACGGACACGAGCTGAACGAATCGATCGATCCGCTCGAGGCCGGATTAGGCTTCGCGGTCAACCTGGCAGGGCGAAGTTTCTCGGGCAGCGAAGCGCTGAAGCGCCTGGCGGAACAAACCGCTCGCCCGCGCCGTGTGGGGCTGACGCTGGCCGGCAAGCGGGTCCCGCGCGAGGGATATTCGATACTGGCCGGCAGTGCAATCGCCAGCGGTGCACCGGTCGAAAGTACGCCGGTGGGAACCGTCACCAGCGGCACTTTTTCGCCGACGCTCGATTGCCCGATCGCGATGGGATACGTCGCGCCCGCATCGGCCGCTGTCGGTACGGAACTTGCCATCGATATTCGCGGCCGCGCGGAGCCGGCGCGAGTGGTCGAACTCCCCTTCTACCGTCGCAACACGAAAGGAATACGTACGTGA
- the gcvH gene encoding glycine cleavage system protein GcvH gives MKPEKLLYAKTHEWVAIEPDATGGKVATIGISAFALEALTDLVYIELPKVGRSLKAGEAFGEIESVKAVSDLYSPVDGTVVAVHESLPNELESLPADPYGKGWIVKVKLSDESSLSNLMDFAAYQKQCAEEGH, from the coding sequence GTGAAGCCCGAGAAGCTGCTCTATGCGAAGACACACGAATGGGTCGCGATCGAGCCCGACGCCACCGGGGGCAAGGTGGCGACGATCGGCATTTCGGCCTTCGCGCTCGAGGCCCTCACCGATCTGGTCTACATCGAACTGCCCAAGGTGGGGCGCAGCCTCAAGGCGGGCGAGGCCTTTGGCGAGATCGAATCGGTGAAAGCCGTCAGCGATCTTTACAGCCCTGTCGATGGCACGGTGGTCGCGGTACACGAGTCGCTTCCTAACGAGCTCGAATCGTTACCGGCCGATCCTTACGGCAAGGGCTGGATCGTCAAGGTCAAGCTCAGCGATGAATCGTCGCTGAGCAATTTGATGGACTTCGCGGCCTATCAAAAACAGTGCGCCGAAGAGGGGCATTAG